From the genome of Bubalus bubalis isolate 160015118507 breed Murrah chromosome 2, NDDB_SH_1, whole genome shotgun sequence, one region includes:
- the RETREG2 gene encoding reticulophagy regulator 2 isoform X1, whose amino-acid sequence MASGGVGGNTGTGGGPGLGLTLGLGMGEATGEAEEEAATAEAVGRLATTLWLRLRGWEAVLAAAQRLLVWEKPLHSLVTAAALNGLFWLLSSSSLRPFFLLSISLLAYFLLDLWQPRFLPDISASSPEEPHSDSEGAGSGARPHLLSVPELCRYLAESWLTFQIHLQELLQYKRQNPAQFCARVCSGCAVLAVLGHYVPGIMISYIVLLSILLWPLVVYHELIQRMYTRLEPLLMQLDYSMKAEADALHHKHDKRKRQGKNAPPGGDEPLAETESESEAELAGFSPVVDVKKTALALAITDSELSDEEASILESGGFSVSRATTPQLTDVSEDLDQQSLPSEPEEALNRELGEGEETDLAPPEDLLGPPQALSRQDLDLEEEEDAASKEALLQLSSPLHFVNTHFNGAGSPTDGVMLSPGGPAETLSREAVSGDLTTPPSTLSPLLGLAESDPVPSPSILPSLPQDSPQPLPAPEEEEALTTEDFELLDQGELEQLNAELGLGPETCPEPPDAPPPPPLGPDTPSLVQSDQEAQAMAEP is encoded by the exons ATGGCGAGTGGCGGTGTTGGTGGCAACACCGGCACTGGTGGGGGCCCGGGGCTGGGCCTGACCCTGGGCCTGGGCATGGGTGAGGCCACCGGCGAGGCGGAGGAGGAGGCGGCCACTGCCGAGGCGGTGGGACGCCTCGCCACGACGCTGTGGCTGCGGCTCCGCGGCTGGGAGGCGGTGTTGGCCGCAGCGCAGCGGCTGCTGGTGTGGGAGAAGCCGCTGCACAGCCTAGTCACGGCGGCCGCGCTCAACGGCCTCTTCTG GTTGTTGTCTTCATCCTCCCTACGGCCCTTCTTCCTACTCAGCATCTCACTTTTGGCCTATTTTCTGCTGGATTTGTGGCAGCCTCGCTTCCTCCCTGACATCTCTG CATCATCCCCGGAGGAGCCACACTCTGACAG TGAGGGTGCGGGGTCAGGAGCCCGGCCGCACCTGCTCAGTGTGCCCGAGTTGTGCAGATACCTGGCTGAGAGCTGGCTCACCTTCCAGATTCATCTGCAGGAGCTGCTGCAGTACAAGAGGCAGAATCCAGCTCAG TTCTGTGCTCGCGTCTGctctggctgtgctgtgctggctGTGCTGGGACACTATGTGCCAGGGATTATGATTTCCTACATTGTCT TGCTGAGTATCCTGCTATGGCCCCTGGTGGTGTATCATGAACTGATCCAGAGGATGTACACGCGCCTGGAGCCCCTCCTCATGCAGCTGGACTACAGCATGAAGGCAGAAGCTGATGCCCTGCATCACAAACACGACAAGAGGA AGCGGCAGGGGAAGAATGCACCGCCCGGAGGTGATGAGCCACTGGCGGAGACAGAGAGTGAGAGCGAGGCAGAACTGGCTGGCTTCTCCCCGGTG GTGGATGTGAAGAAAACAGCACTGGCCTTGGCCATTACAGACTCAGAGCTGTCAGATGAGGAGGCTTCTATTTTGGAAAGCGGTGGCTTCTCTGTCTCCCGGGCAACCACTCCACAGCTAACTGATGTGTCGGAGG ATTTGGACCAGCAGAGCCTGCCAAGTGAACCAGAGGAGGCCCTGAATCGGGAgctaggggagggagaggagacagaCCTGGCCCCTCCCGAAGATCTGCTGGGCCCCCCTCAGGCCCTCTCACGACAAGACCTGGActtggaggaggaagaagatgcGGCATCCAAGGAAGCCTTGCTTCAGCTCTCATCCCCCCTTCACTTTGTGAACACGCACTTCAATGGGGCAGGGTCTCCCACAGATGGAGTGATGCTCTCCCCTGGAGGACCAGCGGAGACACTGAGCCGGGAAGCAGTGAGTGGTGACCTCACCACTCCGCCCAGCACCCTGTCGCCCCTACTTGGCCTTGCCGAAAGTGACCCAGTCCCTTCCCCCTCCATACTCCCATCTCTGCCCCAGGActcaccccagcccctgcctgcccctGAGGAAGAAGAGGCACTCACCACTGAGGACTTCGAGTTGCTCGATCAGGGGGAGCTGGAGCAGCTAAATGCAGAGCTGGGGTTGGGTCCAGAGACATGCCCAGAGCCCCCTGATgctccaccccctccacccctagGGCCCGACACCCCGTCTCTGGTACAGTCAGACCAGGAGGCTCAGGCCATGGCAGAGCCATAA
- the CNPPD1 gene encoding protein CNPPD1, producing MDLAGLLLDEEGTFSLTGFQDFTFLPGHQKLSARIRRRLYYGWDWETDCTLEELSSPVADIAVELLQKAAPSPIRRLQKKYVAHVSREACISPCAMMLALVYIERLRHRNPDYLQHVSSSDLFLISMMVASKYLYDEGEEEEVFNDEWGAAGGVAVPTLNALERGFLSAMDWRLYTDPREIFEVLSWLEGCVAEQQGRRRGWYTYTDLCVLLEQPAWQLVLGSLCQRLAKLSCLLAMAYVSSVALAVASMAVIHQSLGLSCSPPPGPPDLGLASRCLLEPCIPSPMPQCLPSPANVSGCLEGNVVLRSLWGSLLVSLTPPPLPPPDPPAPPILLHNCPLCQKLQKDSPTCRACHHLNHTVPTGPPSPWSHSHGLAPPWPWSPMPPLLPQPQQCSLFSIMELARLKSFIFPG from the exons ATGGACCTGGCCGGGCTCCTGCTAGACGAAGAAGGCACCTTCTCCCTCACCGGCTTCCAGGACTTCACG TTCCTCCCAGGACACCAGAAGCTGAGTGCCCGGATCCGAAGGAGACTCTACTATGGCTGGGACTGGGAAACTGACTGTACCCTGGAGGAGCTCTCCAGCCCGGTGGCAG ATATTGCTGTGGAACTCCTCCAGAAGGCAGCCCCCAGTCCTATTCGCCGGCTCCAGAAGAAATATGTAGCCCACGTGTCCCG AGAGGCTTGCATCTCTCCCTGTGCTATGATGCTGGCTCTGGTATACATTGAGCGGCTCCGGCATAGAAACCCGGACTACCTACAGCATGTGTCATCCTCTGACTTGTTCCTGATCTCCATG aTGGTGGCCAGTAAGTACCTCTATGAtgaaggggaggaagaagaggtcTTCAATGATGAATGGGGAGCTGCTGGGGGTGTGGCCGTGCCCACTCTCAATGCCCTGGAGAGGGGCTTCCTCAGTGCCATG GATTGGCGGCTCTACACTGATCCTCGGGAAATCTTTGAGGTGCTGAGCTGGCTGGAGGGCTG TGTGGCTGAGCAGCAGGGGCGCCGGCGGGGCTGGTACACCTACACAGACCTGTGTGTGCTGCTGGAGCAGCCTGCCTGGCAACTGGTGCTGGGCTCCCTCTGCCAGCGGCTGGCAAAG CTGTCCTGCCTGTTGGCTATGGCATATGTGAGCAGCGTGGCCCTCGCCGTGGCATCAATGGCCGTAATACACCAGTCCTTAGGGCTGTCCTGCAGCCCCCCGCCTGGCCCTCCAGACCTTGGACTGGCCTCCAGGTGCCTTTTGGAACCCTGCATACCTTCTCCCATGCCACAGTGCCTGCCGTCTCCTGCTAACGTCTCCGGCTGCCTGGAAGGCAATGTAGTGTTGCGTTCACTGTGGGGCAGTCTGCTAGTCTCGCTGACTCCCCCACCGTTGCCTCCTCCAGACCCTCCTGCTCCCCCCATTCTTCTTCACAACTGCCCCCTTTGCCAGAAGCTCCAGAAGGACTCCCCAACCTGCCGTGCCTGCCACCACCTCAACCATACTGTCCCCACGGGGCCCCCCAGTCCTTGGTCCCACTCCCATGGCCTGGCTCCCCCCTGGCCTTGGAGCCCAATGCCCCCTCTGCTTCCACAGCCCCAGCAATGTTCCCTTTTCAGCATCATGGAACTGGCCCGCCTGAAGTCTTTCATTTTCCCAGGCTAG
- the RETREG2 gene encoding reticulophagy regulator 2 isoform X2 has translation MISYIVLLSILLWPLVVYHELIQRMYTRLEPLLMQLDYSMKAEADALHHKHDKRKRQGKNAPPGGDEPLAETESESEAELAGFSPVVDVKKTALALAITDSELSDEEASILESGGFSVSRATTPQLTDVSEDLDQQSLPSEPEEALNRELGEGEETDLAPPEDLLGPPQALSRQDLDLEEEEDAASKEALLQLSSPLHFVNTHFNGAGSPTDGVMLSPGGPAETLSREAVSGDLTTPPSTLSPLLGLAESDPVPSPSILPSLPQDSPQPLPAPEEEEALTTEDFELLDQGELEQLNAELGLGPETCPEPPDAPPPPPLGPDTPSLVQSDQEAQAMAEP, from the exons ATGATTTCCTACATTGTCT TGCTGAGTATCCTGCTATGGCCCCTGGTGGTGTATCATGAACTGATCCAGAGGATGTACACGCGCCTGGAGCCCCTCCTCATGCAGCTGGACTACAGCATGAAGGCAGAAGCTGATGCCCTGCATCACAAACACGACAAGAGGA AGCGGCAGGGGAAGAATGCACCGCCCGGAGGTGATGAGCCACTGGCGGAGACAGAGAGTGAGAGCGAGGCAGAACTGGCTGGCTTCTCCCCGGTG GTGGATGTGAAGAAAACAGCACTGGCCTTGGCCATTACAGACTCAGAGCTGTCAGATGAGGAGGCTTCTATTTTGGAAAGCGGTGGCTTCTCTGTCTCCCGGGCAACCACTCCACAGCTAACTGATGTGTCGGAGG ATTTGGACCAGCAGAGCCTGCCAAGTGAACCAGAGGAGGCCCTGAATCGGGAgctaggggagggagaggagacagaCCTGGCCCCTCCCGAAGATCTGCTGGGCCCCCCTCAGGCCCTCTCACGACAAGACCTGGActtggaggaggaagaagatgcGGCATCCAAGGAAGCCTTGCTTCAGCTCTCATCCCCCCTTCACTTTGTGAACACGCACTTCAATGGGGCAGGGTCTCCCACAGATGGAGTGATGCTCTCCCCTGGAGGACCAGCGGAGACACTGAGCCGGGAAGCAGTGAGTGGTGACCTCACCACTCCGCCCAGCACCCTGTCGCCCCTACTTGGCCTTGCCGAAAGTGACCCAGTCCCTTCCCCCTCCATACTCCCATCTCTGCCCCAGGActcaccccagcccctgcctgcccctGAGGAAGAAGAGGCACTCACCACTGAGGACTTCGAGTTGCTCGATCAGGGGGAGCTGGAGCAGCTAAATGCAGAGCTGGGGTTGGGTCCAGAGACATGCCCAGAGCCCCCTGATgctccaccccctccacccctagGGCCCGACACCCCGTCTCTGGTACAGTCAGACCAGGAGGCTCAGGCCATGGCAGAGCCATAA